In the Candidatus Abawacabacteria bacterium genome, one interval contains:
- a CDS encoding class I SAM-dependent methyltransferase, producing MTRAFHIIDSIFKQIKSTSFEVQYWDYQRIRYGNDTPAFTIIFHNSRVLDDIIKHVSLGFGEGYMHGDIDVEGDWEQLTRLRFAPEIARIRPSLKTLAQIVLLRISYKNNIAQAKKNISFHYDLSNEFYEAWLDKKMVYSCAYFKDANNSIEQAQDDKLEYICRKLLLKPGQTLLDIGCGWGALVMYAVQKYGVKAHGITLSRNQLEKAKARIAEAGLEKDITLELIDYRELAKRGDTFDRIVSIGMMEHVGKDNIAAYMRATDKLLKPLGVGLLHTIGKLKSSAIDDWMNKYIFPGAYLPEPGELINGLRDVKLEVYHLENLQQHYALTLRAWWQRFEAKQAELKDMVSPEVLRAYRLYLTGCISTFTHGGISLYQVSFCKGQLGQIPIPLTNAHLHA from the coding sequence ATGACTAGAGCCTTTCACATCATAGATAGCATTTTCAAACAAATAAAATCTACTTCTTTTGAGGTACAATATTGGGACTATCAGAGAATTCGTTATGGGAATGACACACCGGCTTTCACTATCATTTTCCATAACTCCCGTGTCTTAGACGATATTATTAAACATGTTAGCTTGGGCTTTGGCGAAGGTTATATGCATGGTGATATTGATGTCGAAGGAGATTGGGAGCAGCTTACTCGTTTACGCTTTGCTCCAGAGATAGCACGTATTCGTCCTAGTTTAAAAACGCTAGCTCAGATAGTGCTCCTGAGAATCAGCTACAAAAACAACATTGCTCAAGCCAAAAAGAATATCAGCTTTCATTATGATCTCAGTAATGAGTTTTATGAAGCGTGGTTAGATAAGAAAATGGTTTACTCTTGTGCGTATTTCAAAGACGCTAATAATAGTATTGAACAAGCCCAAGATGACAAGTTGGAATATATTTGTCGCAAATTACTGCTCAAACCAGGACAAACTTTACTCGACATTGGCTGTGGCTGGGGTGCTTTGGTTATGTATGCAGTACAAAAGTATGGTGTCAAAGCTCATGGCATCACCTTGAGTAGAAATCAACTGGAGAAAGCAAAAGCTCGGATTGCCGAAGCAGGTCTAGAGAAAGACATTACCTTGGAGCTGATTGATTATCGAGAATTAGCCAAAAGAGGTGACACTTTTGACCGGATAGTTAGTATTGGCATGATGGAACATGTGGGCAAGGATAATATTGCAGCCTACATGCGCGCTACTGACAAGTTATTAAAGCCACTTGGCGTCGGATTATTGCACACTATTGGCAAATTAAAGAGCAGTGCTATCGATGATTGGATGAATAAGTACATTTTCCCTGGAGCCTACTTACCTGAGCCAGGAGAGCTAATTAATGGCTTACGTGATGTAAAGCTAGAAGTGTACCATTTAGAAAACTTGCAACAGCATTATGCGCTCACTTTGAGAGCTTGGTGGCAAAGATTTGAAGCAAAACAGGCAGAATTGAAAGACATGGTAAGCCCTGAAGTGCTTCGCGCTTATCGTCTCTACTTGACTGGCTGTATTTCAACCTTTACTCATGGTGGTATTAGCTTGTACCAAGTAAGCTTCTGTAAAGGACAATTAGGCCAAATCCCAATTCCACTCACCAACGCTCATTTGCATGCATAG
- a CDS encoding DUF1704 domain-containing protein — MKWSTGILGINARNILYIKPFNKKKAIRLADNKLESKQFFYQHKIPTATVYKVIHNKKELETFQFDEIAAKSFVIKPNRGFGGEGIKIVTDKKSISPQKARELKNHIANILDGNFSLTNAPDIAILEQRIICHPDLSTFSYQGLPDIRVIVHNLIPVMAMIRFPTKESDGKANYHAGGAIAGIDLASGKITRVVIRDKSVKLLPYCDISPIGFTIPAWDQILLIASQAQLYSNIGYLAIDIVLNKKGTPMVLEMNARGGLSIQVANKAKLRERLDRIQGLKVKTPERGVRLGKEIFGKQQTTEMIETEIEHLSGKEILGSFEPVALLAKNGKQERTIAVLDTNKIYTSIDRALAIRLGIIDKDYEAKEKVEFFSLKLQLGKRKVRTFVTIRDYSDQTYKVAIGRRNLRKVFIDPFKGLPGHFLQAPAQVSTSFEQEKEADQLLGELYNNLSFLYHLQPINLAEERKKWLADSTYCPQFHYQKVSELYESALKELEAIPQFDSDIGMLIKSRAEEIARQIQLLKAIGSKEFLAIARTVFRPLSSEELERAQTYVQNVAKLSRDEKEVVLDAEHIQDVFQQILTTYGITDWKCKISEHQFASIRIRKNNQIAIPRNKAIPQNRLIRLIAHELLTHILSRHNAEKQHWHLYSYGFPGYIYTQEGIALFNEAQSVNIPHEQLIRKSAQNALLLYEADMRTGQEFSQLLLRDRKPNDAWRSFVRIKRGLANTAEKGGLGRENVYFLGSLPLIGANVIPPILYAGRVAIEHVNVANKYNSLETFATPQFPIII; from the coding sequence ATGAAGTGGTCTACTGGTATTCTCGGCATCAATGCCCGAAACATTCTGTACATCAAGCCTTTCAATAAAAAAAAGGCGATTCGTTTAGCAGACAATAAATTAGAATCAAAACAATTCTTTTATCAGCACAAAATTCCCACAGCCACAGTATATAAAGTTATTCATAACAAAAAAGAATTAGAAACATTCCAATTCGATGAAATTGCTGCCAAAAGTTTTGTAATTAAACCTAATCGTGGTTTTGGCGGAGAAGGAATTAAAATTGTTACTGACAAGAAGAGTATCAGCCCCCAAAAAGCACGCGAACTAAAAAATCATATTGCTAATATTTTGGATGGTAACTTTTCCCTAACCAATGCTCCCGACATTGCTATTTTAGAGCAACGTATCATTTGTCATCCTGACTTGTCCACTTTCAGCTATCAAGGCCTGCCTGATATTCGAGTTATTGTCCATAATCTCATTCCTGTAATGGCTATGATTCGTTTTCCTACCAAAGAATCTGATGGCAAGGCAAATTATCATGCTGGTGGTGCTATTGCCGGTATAGATTTGGCTAGTGGGAAAATTACTCGGGTGGTAATTAGAGACAAATCGGTCAAATTACTCCCCTACTGCGATATCAGCCCTATTGGTTTCACCATACCGGCTTGGGATCAGATTCTGTTAATAGCTTCCCAAGCACAGCTTTATTCTAATATTGGCTATCTAGCTATTGATATAGTACTAAACAAAAAGGGCACTCCAATGGTATTAGAAATGAATGCTCGGGGGGGACTGAGTATCCAGGTAGCCAATAAAGCCAAGCTACGTGAACGCTTAGATAGAATACAGGGGCTAAAAGTGAAGACCCCTGAACGCGGTGTGCGCCTAGGAAAAGAAATATTTGGTAAACAACAGACCACAGAAATGATCGAGACTGAGATCGAGCATTTATCAGGAAAGGAAATATTAGGGAGCTTCGAGCCAGTGGCATTATTAGCCAAGAACGGCAAACAAGAGCGAACTATTGCTGTATTAGACACTAACAAAATCTACACCTCTATTGATCGTGCTTTAGCTATCCGCTTAGGGATAATCGATAAGGACTATGAGGCTAAGGAAAAGGTAGAGTTTTTTAGCCTAAAATTGCAATTGGGTAAAAGGAAAGTACGCACTTTTGTCACTATCAGAGATTATTCGGATCAGACGTATAAAGTAGCTATTGGTAGAAGAAATTTGCGCAAAGTATTTATTGATCCTTTCAAAGGTTTACCAGGACATTTCTTACAAGCACCAGCTCAAGTCTCTACCTCTTTTGAGCAAGAGAAAGAGGCCGATCAACTCCTAGGTGAGCTCTATAATAATTTAAGTTTCTTATATCATTTGCAGCCCATTAATTTAGCTGAAGAAAGAAAAAAATGGCTCGCTGATAGCACCTACTGTCCTCAATTTCATTATCAAAAGGTAAGTGAATTATATGAAAGTGCCTTGAAAGAGCTAGAGGCTATTCCTCAATTTGATTCAGATATTGGTATGCTGATCAAAAGCCGTGCAGAAGAAATTGCCCGACAAATACAGTTACTAAAAGCCATTGGGTCCAAAGAGTTTTTGGCTATTGCTCGAACCGTATTTCGTCCCTTAAGTAGTGAAGAGCTAGAAAGAGCACAAACTTATGTCCAAAATGTAGCCAAATTAAGTCGCGATGAAAAAGAAGTAGTACTGGATGCTGAGCATATTCAAGATGTTTTTCAGCAGATTTTGACCACTTACGGCATTACTGATTGGAAATGCAAAATAAGCGAGCATCAATTTGCTTCGATTCGTATTCGCAAAAACAATCAAATCGCTATCCCCAGAAACAAAGCCATTCCTCAGAATCGTTTGATCAGACTCATTGCCCATGAATTGTTAACTCATATCCTCAGCCGCCACAATGCCGAAAAGCAGCATTGGCATTTATATAGCTATGGCTTTCCCGGCTATATTTACACTCAAGAAGGCATAGCACTTTTCAATGAAGCACAATCGGTAAACATCCCTCATGAGCAATTGATCAGGAAATCAGCCCAAAATGCTCTACTACTTTATGAGGCAGATATGAGGACAGGGCAAGAGTTTAGCCAGCTCTTACTACGAGATAGAAAACCCAATGATGCTTGGCGAAGCTTCGTTCGTATCAAACGTGGCTTAGCGAATACAGCCGAAAAGGGTGGCTTAGGGAGAGAAAATGTGTACTTCTTGGGCTCATTACCTCTGATAGGAGCAAATGTTATTCCCCCCATCTTGTATGCTGGTAGAGTAGCAATTGAACACGTCAACGTTGCCAATAAGTATAATAGCCTGGAGACATTTGCCACTCCCCAATTTCCCATCATTATTTAA
- the gndA gene encoding NADP-dependent phosphogluconate dehydrogenase, with protein MRMAQIGIIGLGVMGANIARNFASKGIVTSVYNRSSEKTDALLQEHGNEFLQGHANLADFLVSLEKPRKILLMVTAGAPVDAVLEALTSLLAPGDIVIDGGNSLFSDTQRRTAQLAKAGIHYIGMGISGGEEGALHGPSMMAGIGNELGQQGMASDMVLKELLEKATARDFTNGPCLGWFGGAGSGHYVKMIHNGIEYAIMELIAETYQLLRKAYQLSPDQIAQLFAQWQKGKLNSYLIDITAQVLAKKDDFGDGFLIDKIKDQAGQKGTGQWTVQDAFSRGIPVPSIVTAVEARQISSFRSIRVRLAQQYPFGKNNSIQLPPYEQLEDMLFSGIVLCYIQGLTLIATTAKEQSWHIDLSEVIRIWQGGCIIRATLLTNISNWLKNISAEQHLLEIPAVKEILLPYMSLWPEYLNMAMVCHVPLMGYQASYQYLLAMTEEQCSANLIQGLRDFFGAHTYERLDKEGIFHTVWE; from the coding sequence ATGCGAATGGCTCAAATTGGTATTATTGGTTTGGGGGTAATGGGAGCAAATATAGCGCGTAATTTTGCTAGTAAGGGGATTGTCACCAGTGTTTATAATCGTTCATCGGAAAAAACAGATGCTCTTCTTCAAGAGCATGGTAATGAATTCTTACAAGGGCATGCTAATTTAGCAGATTTTTTGGTTAGTTTAGAGAAACCAAGAAAAATACTTTTGATGGTGACCGCTGGTGCTCCGGTCGATGCAGTATTAGAAGCATTAACTTCTCTGCTAGCACCAGGAGATATTGTTATCGATGGTGGCAATTCACTATTTAGCGACACGCAGAGAAGAACAGCTCAGCTGGCAAAAGCAGGTATTCATTATATTGGCATGGGAATTTCTGGAGGAGAAGAAGGTGCTCTCCATGGACCTAGTATGATGGCTGGGATTGGTAATGAATTGGGCCAACAGGGAATGGCAAGTGACATGGTACTTAAAGAGTTACTCGAGAAAGCGACTGCTAGAGATTTCACTAATGGTCCTTGCTTGGGTTGGTTTGGAGGAGCAGGAAGTGGGCATTATGTGAAAATGATTCACAATGGGATAGAGTATGCCATTATGGAATTGATTGCCGAGACATACCAATTGCTTCGCAAAGCGTATCAACTAAGTCCTGACCAAATCGCACAGCTATTTGCTCAATGGCAAAAAGGGAAGCTGAACTCCTACCTGATTGACATTACAGCTCAAGTACTAGCCAAGAAAGATGATTTTGGAGATGGCTTTTTGATTGATAAAATCAAAGATCAAGCTGGGCAAAAGGGTACTGGCCAGTGGACAGTGCAAGATGCCTTCAGTCGTGGGATTCCGGTACCAAGCATTGTAACTGCGGTGGAAGCGCGCCAAATATCTTCTTTTCGCTCGATTCGCGTGCGTTTAGCTCAGCAATATCCGTTTGGAAAAAATAACTCCATTCAATTGCCACCATATGAGCAGCTGGAGGATATGCTCTTTAGTGGCATTGTGCTTTGTTATATTCAAGGTTTAACTTTGATTGCAACCACTGCAAAAGAACAGAGTTGGCACATTGATTTGTCTGAAGTAATCCGGATTTGGCAAGGTGGCTGTATTATTCGAGCAACATTGCTTACTAATATTAGTAATTGGCTCAAGAATATTTCTGCCGAGCAACACTTATTAGAGATACCTGCAGTAAAAGAAATATTACTGCCATACATGTCTTTGTGGCCCGAATATTTAAACATGGCTATGGTTTGTCATGTTCCTCTGATGGGATATCAAGCTAGTTACCAATATTTACTGGCTATGACTGAGGAACAGTGTTCTGCTAATTTGATTCAGGGGCTAAGAGACTTTTTTGGTGCTCATACCTATGAAAGATTAGATAAAGAAGGCATATTCCATACAGTCTGGGAATAA
- the zwf gene encoding glucose-6-phosphate dehydrogenase, with protein MNTGMNLRKIEKPFAFIIFGASGDLAQLKIFPSIYSLAEQKRLPKEYIIIGFARSHFEESAFRELFAQSVRKHFKEGTNEAVLEEIVSHVTYISGQYGDSVAYERLKTVIIKHDHHKQWQKVIYLAIPPTVFDTVAANVAVIREKNEEIKIIIEKPLGVDSTSARHLFHQISLHFNEAEIYLLDHYLGKEAIQSILSLRYANRMLNHMLTGSEIANIQITAFENIGVGKRLGYFDEVGIIRDMIQSHLLQVLALVTMSIPVKESALSFQREKNNVLASLHFADKIRNPLCIGQYASYRQEAEQVKNSTTETFAAMTLFIDQVHWYNVPIFIRTGKKMAKKRTEVVIEFKKLPFQKADLPPNRLILNIQPHEQIEIQLLNKVGGTHTAYRTLTTSDSLACFGDDCLPEHARLLMDVIQGRKMFFLSFQEVLACWDLIDEVIAYKNAKPSALITYPDGAAEISEANELPETFGFNWYAHAG; from the coding sequence ATGAATACAGGTATGAACTTGAGAAAAATTGAAAAGCCATTTGCCTTTATTATTTTCGGGGCATCAGGAGATTTGGCTCAGTTAAAAATTTTCCCATCAATATATAGCTTGGCGGAACAAAAGCGATTGCCCAAAGAGTATATAATTATCGGCTTTGCCCGCTCTCATTTTGAAGAAAGTGCATTTCGTGAATTATTTGCTCAGAGTGTCAGGAAGCACTTTAAAGAGGGTACTAATGAGGCTGTGCTTGAGGAAATCGTAAGTCATGTCACCTATATTTCTGGGCAATATGGTGATTCGGTAGCATATGAGAGATTGAAGACTGTCATTATCAAACATGATCATCATAAGCAGTGGCAAAAAGTAATTTATTTAGCTATTCCACCCACGGTTTTTGACACTGTAGCTGCAAATGTGGCGGTGATCAGAGAGAAAAATGAGGAAATAAAAATTATTATTGAAAAACCATTAGGTGTCGATTCAACTTCAGCTAGGCATTTGTTTCATCAAATTAGTCTACATTTTAATGAGGCAGAAATTTATTTACTTGATCATTATTTAGGAAAAGAAGCAATTCAAAGCATTTTGTCCCTAAGGTATGCCAATAGAATGCTTAATCACATGCTGACTGGTAGTGAGATTGCTAATATTCAAATTACTGCCTTTGAAAACATTGGTGTGGGAAAACGTTTGGGCTACTTTGATGAAGTGGGTATTATTCGCGATATGATTCAATCACATTTATTACAGGTATTAGCTTTGGTAACCATGTCGATACCAGTAAAAGAAAGTGCCCTTAGTTTTCAAAGAGAAAAAAATAATGTGCTCGCTTCACTACACTTTGCTGATAAAATAAGAAATCCTTTGTGCATTGGCCAATACGCCTCTTATCGACAAGAAGCTGAACAAGTAAAGAATTCAACCACTGAGACCTTTGCTGCCATGACCCTCTTTATCGATCAAGTACATTGGTACAATGTGCCAATTTTTATCAGAACTGGGAAAAAGATGGCCAAGAAGCGTACAGAAGTAGTGATCGAATTCAAAAAGCTGCCGTTTCAGAAAGCTGATTTGCCGCCTAACCGCTTAATTTTGAATATTCAACCTCATGAGCAGATTGAGATTCAATTGCTCAATAAAGTAGGAGGCACGCATACTGCTTATCGTACCCTAACCACCAGTGATTCTTTGGCTTGTTTTGGTGATGACTGTTTACCAGAACATGCACGACTGCTGATGGATGTGATTCAGGGCAGAAAAATGTTTTTCCTTAGTTTTCAGGAAGTACTTGCCTGTTGGGATTTGATTGATGAGGTAATTGCCTATAAGAATGCCAAACCTTCAGCATTGATTACTTATCCTGATGGTGCTGCAGAAATCTCTGAGGCCAATGAATTGCCTGAGACATTTGGCTTTAATTGGTATGCCCATGCAGGTTAG
- a CDS encoding tRNA-dihydrouridine synthase, with the protein MHRGFWDQLPEPILGLSPMDGVTDAAFRFIVAQCGKPDLLITEFVSVEGMNVGNPEKVFLPFLYDEIERPIVAQVFGTNIDAFYQAAIMVHHMGFDGIDINMGCPAKNVSAKGAGAGLIRTPDLAREIIRAVKQGAHDAHQGKTIEDLKIPQRTKDFLAKTYSKHRATQLLPVSVKTRIGYDEIVVEKWVENLLLETPANISLHGRTLMQMYSGTADWQAIARAAKIIKATTTSVLGNGDIKDLSMAKDHITNFGVDGVLIGRATFGNPWFFSQKEVHISQRLQTAIQHAYKYEEIYGTTFFHPMRKHLAWYTHGFEGAKELRVQLIKSNSAHEVEEILRRHLQEGGN; encoded by the coding sequence ATGCATAGAGGTTTTTGGGATCAGCTACCTGAACCAATCTTGGGCCTTTCTCCCATGGATGGTGTCACGGATGCTGCATTTCGCTTTATAGTCGCGCAATGCGGCAAACCAGATTTGCTGATTACTGAATTTGTCTCGGTTGAAGGCATGAATGTTGGGAATCCAGAAAAGGTGTTTTTGCCTTTTCTTTATGATGAAATAGAAAGACCTATAGTTGCCCAAGTGTTTGGTACTAATATAGATGCCTTCTATCAAGCAGCCATTATGGTCCATCATATGGGCTTCGATGGCATTGATATCAATATGGGTTGCCCGGCAAAAAACGTTTCTGCTAAGGGTGCTGGAGCTGGATTAATTCGCACTCCAGACTTAGCTAGAGAAATTATTCGTGCCGTGAAACAAGGAGCACATGATGCTCATCAAGGCAAAACAATTGAGGATTTGAAGATTCCTCAACGTACTAAAGACTTTTTGGCTAAAACCTATAGCAAACATAGAGCCACTCAACTTTTGCCGGTATCAGTAAAAACTCGCATTGGCTATGATGAAATAGTAGTAGAAAAATGGGTGGAGAATTTGCTATTAGAGACACCTGCTAATATTTCTCTCCATGGACGAACCTTGATGCAAATGTATAGCGGCACAGCTGATTGGCAAGCCATTGCTCGCGCTGCCAAAATTATTAAGGCCACTACCACCAGTGTTTTAGGTAATGGCGACATCAAAGACCTATCTATGGCCAAGGATCACATCACCAACTTTGGTGTCGATGGGGTATTAATTGGTCGAGCAACTTTTGGCAATCCTTGGTTTTTTAGTCAGAAAGAAGTACACATTAGCCAACGCTTACAGACTGCTATTCAACATGCTTACAAATACGAAGAAATTTACGGCACGACATTTTTCCATCCGATGAGAAAACATTTGGCATGGTATACGCATGGATTTGAGGGGGCGAAGGAGTTAAGAGTGCAGTTGATTAAGAGTAATAGTGCCCACGAAGTGGAGGAGATACTAAGAAGGCATTTACAGGAAGGTGGGAATTGA
- a CDS encoding PKD domain-containing protein: MKKFLLGVVVACMLFIPTTFAMTVIGPEVVSGAIIDSSDTVELNKNILFDASRSQIRVSNTSEFLWDFGDKSGGSGKEIIHTYNKPGIYTVQLTVNNGDQDLVAKKNIFVYERSQTILVDSAHNTPEIAQLADQLRLKNILTNIIQLDTSLSNSERNAIQRSIFIFVLANTGDLIRSQLRETLRDKIIILIADGNLSTLERLSKNSFSSIGANKIILASKAALLPETPTGISLLEAKNSAELTGILTNDKITFREVETQENIGIKNFMLGIINYLRQKGVPDSSLFLLLCIPFIVTIISFFRQFIGIATLGIYTPTIFTIAFLVIGGAVGSITFVIIALASILLRRIMRNMRIMYVPKMAIMLIGITVIMIALFVIATFFDYHGFITIDILPLILLMIMAERFVSLELERGLRSASLLFLETIVVSLAAYFILDSQKNTILAYPEVTWLMIPINYLIGKWTGLRVSEVLRFRDLIDSVEQDTEE, from the coding sequence ATGAAGAAGTTTTTATTAGGGGTAGTAGTAGCATGTATGCTTTTTATCCCGACCACTTTTGCCATGACGGTTATTGGTCCGGAAGTTGTTAGTGGGGCCATTATTGATAGTAGTGACACGGTGGAATTAAATAAAAACATTCTCTTTGATGCAAGCCGTTCCCAAATACGAGTCTCAAATACTAGTGAATTCCTCTGGGATTTCGGCGACAAATCGGGGGGAAGTGGGAAAGAAATTATTCATACCTACAATAAACCAGGCATTTATACTGTACAGCTTACAGTTAACAATGGTGACCAAGATTTGGTTGCCAAAAAAAATATCTTTGTTTATGAACGCTCGCAGACAATATTGGTTGATAGCGCACACAATACACCGGAGATAGCGCAACTAGCTGATCAATTGCGGCTAAAAAATATATTAACCAATATTATCCAGCTCGACACATCCCTGAGTAATAGTGAAAGAAACGCCATTCAACGCAGCATTTTTATATTTGTCTTAGCGAATACTGGCGATTTAATTCGTTCTCAATTACGAGAAACATTGCGAGACAAAATTATCATCCTCATTGCCGATGGCAATCTCAGTACTTTAGAAAGATTAAGTAAAAATAGCTTTAGTAGCATCGGTGCCAATAAAATTATTCTAGCAAGTAAAGCAGCTCTGCTGCCCGAGACACCAACGGGCATATCTCTCTTGGAAGCTAAAAATAGCGCTGAATTAACCGGCATTCTTACCAATGATAAGATCACCTTTAGAGAAGTAGAAACTCAAGAAAACATTGGTATCAAAAATTTCATGCTTGGCATCATTAATTACCTACGCCAAAAAGGAGTACCCGATAGTAGCTTATTTCTATTACTTTGCATTCCCTTTATCGTCACCATCATTAGCTTTTTCCGCCAATTCATCGGTATTGCTACTTTGGGTATCTATACCCCGACAATATTTACTATTGCTTTCTTAGTAATTGGCGGCGCAGTGGGCAGTATCACTTTTGTAATTATCGCTTTGGCAAGCATCCTTTTGCGAAGGATTATGCGTAATATGCGTATCATGTATGTACCGAAAATGGCTATTATGTTAATTGGTATCACAGTGATCATGATCGCTCTCTTTGTCATTGCCACTTTTTTCGATTATCACGGTTTTATCACTATCGATATTTTGCCTCTAATTTTGTTAATGATTATGGCTGAACGCTTTGTTAGCTTAGAGCTAGAGCGTGGCTTGCGTAGCGCTAGTTTATTGTTCTTAGAAACCATTGTCGTTAGTCTCGCCGCCTACTTTATTCTCGATTCTCAGAAAAATACTATTTTAGCTTATCCAGAAGTAACCTGGTTAATGATTCCCATCAATTATTTGATTGGAAAATGGACCGGTTTGCGTGTTTCTGAAGTATTACGCTTTAGAGATTTGATTGATAGCGTGGAACAAGACACTGAAGAATAA
- the pgl gene encoding 6-phosphogluconolactonase, which yields MPMQVSTFTSDFDWLVASRQFICQTIQDCLANETIVRLALSGGSTPKPVYDSLAKESIPFDRLELFQVDERYVPPESSDLNANMLRETILKDATLFRGYHLFDTALTLQNSMQVYEEMLAKLPQPLFHLTILGIGPDGHTASLFPHSPALASDQLVASTSTEVFAGRDRLTLTPKALLASETILILVNGREKSAITNAFIEGKAKKEDLPIMCIHEHKNIHLFWQNG from the coding sequence ATGCCCATGCAGGTTAGTACTTTCACTTCGGACTTCGATTGGCTAGTGGCCAGTCGACAATTTATTTGTCAAACTATTCAAGATTGTTTAGCTAATGAAACTATTGTCCGATTAGCCTTAAGTGGTGGGAGCACACCCAAGCCTGTATATGACAGTTTAGCAAAGGAAAGCATTCCTTTTGATCGACTGGAACTTTTTCAAGTAGATGAGCGTTATGTTCCTCCAGAGAGCAGTGATCTTAATGCGAATATGTTGCGAGAAACCATCCTAAAAGATGCCACGTTATTTCGTGGGTATCATCTATTTGATACTGCTCTAACTCTGCAAAACAGCATGCAAGTATATGAGGAAATGCTAGCTAAGCTACCACAACCACTTTTTCACTTAACCATTTTAGGTATAGGACCAGATGGCCATACAGCTTCACTTTTTCCTCATAGTCCGGCCTTAGCTAGTGATCAGTTGGTGGCGAGTACCAGCACAGAAGTTTTTGCTGGCCGAGACCGACTGACATTAACGCCCAAAGCGTTATTAGCCAGTGAAACTATCTTAATTTTAGTAAATGGGAGAGAAAAGTCTGCTATTACTAATGCTTTTATTGAAGGAAAAGCTAAAAAGGAAGACTTGCCGATTATGTGCATCCATGAGCACAAGAATATCCATCTCTTTTGGCAGAATGGATAG
- the clpP gene encoding ATP-dependent Clp endopeptidase proteolytic subunit ClpP, translating to MSFVIPYVIEKSHHGERSYDIYSRLLKERIVFLGSGVNDDVANSIIAQLLFLEKEDSTKDIMFYINSPGGSVSAGLAIYDTMQHIKAPVSTVCIGLAASMGSVLLAAGEKGKRFILPNSEVMIHQVLGGAEGQASDIEIAARHILRTKKKLDQILSLHTGKPEEQVHKDTDRDNWMTADEAIKYGIVDKMIKPTKWTKK from the coding sequence ATGTCATTTGTTATCCCTTATGTAATTGAAAAATCGCATCATGGTGAACGTAGCTATGATATTTATTCTCGTCTATTGAAAGAGCGTATCGTTTTCTTAGGTTCTGGAGTAAATGATGATGTGGCTAACAGTATTATTGCCCAATTACTCTTTTTGGAGAAAGAGGATTCTACCAAGGATATTATGTTTTATATCAATTCTCCTGGTGGATCTGTTTCTGCTGGCTTAGCGATCTATGACACCATGCAGCATATCAAGGCGCCTGTGAGTACTGTTTGTATCGGTTTGGCTGCTTCTATGGGCTCTGTATTACTGGCTGCTGGAGAGAAGGGTAAACGTTTTATTTTGCCTAATAGTGAGGTGATGATTCACCAAGTATTGGGTGGCGCTGAAGGGCAGGCTAGTGATATTGAAATTGCTGCTCGTCATATTCTTCGCACTAAGAAAAAATTAGATCAGATTCTTTCTTTACACACTGGTAAACCAGAAGAGCAAGTTCATAAAGATACTGATAGAGACAATTGGATGACTGCCGATGAGGCGATCAAATATGGCATAGTGGATAAGATGATCAAGCCTACTAAATGGACTAAAAAGTAA